From Echinicola soli, a single genomic window includes:
- the ggt gene encoding gamma-glutamyltransferase, with protein MNLKLLQQLAEKRIYLRVISLFLVVAYISSCAKIGRKDYQEGKTVHGDKAMVVSAHPEATRVGVEVLEQGGNAIDAMVAVHFALAVVYPAAGNLGGGGFMMYRQPDGEVVSLDFREKAPMAAYEEMYQDENGDIIDGLSLAGPMASGVPGSVDGMLTAHARYGTMPLKKLLQPAYKLARSGFPVTAKQANNYNRYRNTFIEHNRDSTVIPLVKLDGKWEEGDLLVQKDLAATIKRIQDEGRDGFYKGKTAALLVAEMKAGNGIIELEDMAKYEAKWREPVTGKYRGATVYSMGPPSSGGIALMQLLKMSEHFPIGELGFHTPETIHLMTEMERRVYADRAKHLGDADFWDVPQEELLDDEYISKRVRQIDPNKATDSEKVLAMQLNHKESEETTHYSIVDANGHAVSVTTTINSGYGSKVFVSGAGFLMNNEMDDFSSKPGVPNVYGLLGGKANAIQPEKRMLSAMTPTIVEKDGKLKMVVGTPGGSTIITSVYQVVLNVLDHQMNMTDAVTAGRVHHQWKPNFIFPERDALDPFTKKALEKMGHQIKERGSIGRVDAILVGIDGKLEGAGDPRGDDWAAGY; from the coding sequence ATGAACTTGAAATTACTGCAGCAGTTGGCTGAAAAACGAATTTACTTGAGAGTGATCAGCTTATTTTTGGTGGTGGCCTATATTTCAAGCTGTGCCAAAATCGGAAGAAAAGATTACCAGGAAGGAAAAACCGTCCATGGTGACAAGGCCATGGTGGTATCTGCTCATCCAGAGGCCACTAGAGTAGGAGTGGAGGTGTTGGAGCAAGGGGGAAATGCCATTGACGCGATGGTGGCCGTGCATTTTGCATTGGCCGTGGTCTATCCTGCTGCTGGGAACCTGGGCGGCGGGGGATTTATGATGTATCGCCAGCCGGACGGGGAAGTGGTTTCACTTGATTTTCGTGAAAAAGCGCCGATGGCCGCTTACGAAGAAATGTACCAAGACGAAAATGGCGATATCATTGATGGTTTGAGCCTGGCCGGGCCAATGGCTTCCGGTGTGCCCGGTTCGGTGGACGGTATGCTCACTGCCCATGCCCGCTATGGCACGATGCCCCTAAAAAAACTGTTGCAACCTGCCTATAAACTTGCCCGAAGTGGCTTTCCCGTTACTGCAAAGCAAGCCAATAACTACAACCGGTACCGTAACACATTCATCGAACATAACCGGGACAGTACAGTGATTCCCTTAGTGAAGTTGGATGGCAAATGGGAAGAAGGAGACCTATTGGTCCAAAAAGACTTGGCAGCCACCATCAAACGCATTCAGGATGAAGGACGCGATGGGTTTTATAAAGGTAAGACAGCAGCACTACTGGTGGCAGAGATGAAAGCCGGGAATGGCATCATCGAACTGGAAGATATGGCCAAATACGAAGCGAAGTGGCGTGAGCCAGTCACTGGAAAATACAGGGGAGCGACGGTTTACAGCATGGGACCACCAAGCAGTGGAGGCATTGCTTTGATGCAGTTGTTAAAAATGTCCGAACATTTTCCTATTGGTGAATTGGGTTTTCATACTCCTGAAACCATTCATCTGATGACCGAGATGGAGCGAAGGGTCTATGCGGATCGGGCAAAGCACTTGGGAGATGCTGATTTTTGGGACGTGCCCCAGGAGGAATTGTTGGATGATGAATACATTTCCAAGCGTGTAAGACAAATTGATCCTAATAAAGCCACGGACAGTGAAAAGGTACTTGCCATGCAACTAAACCATAAGGAAAGCGAGGAGACCACCCATTACTCAATCGTAGATGCCAATGGCCATGCCGTGTCCGTTACTACTACCATCAACTCAGGTTATGGATCCAAGGTGTTCGTTTCCGGAGCGGGCTTTTTGATGAACAATGAGATGGATGATTTCAGCAGTAAGCCTGGCGTCCCAAATGTCTATGGTCTGCTTGGAGGTAAAGCCAATGCCATCCAACCTGAAAAGCGGATGCTCAGTGCCATGACACCTACCATTGTGGAAAAAGATGGAAAGCTTAAAATGGTGGTCGGAACACCCGGTGGAAGCACGATCATCACTTCTGTATATCAGGTGGTCTTGAACGTACTGGACCATCAGATGAACATGACCGATGCGGTGACCGCTGGAAGGGTGCATCACCAGTGGAAGCCCAATTTTATCTTTCCTGAAAGGGATGCCCTGGATCCATTCACCAAAAAAGCACTTGAGAAAATGGGGCACCAAATCAAAGAGAGGGGAAGCATCGGCCGTGTGGATGCTATTTTGGTAGGCATAGACGGCAAACTGGAAGGAGCTGGTGATCCACGGGGTGATGATTGGGCTGCAGGGTATTAG
- the cas9 gene encoding type II CRISPR RNA-guided endonuclease Cas9 (Cas9, originally named Csn1, is the large, multifunctional signature protein of type II CRISPR/Cas systems. It is well known even to general audiences because its RNA-guided endonuclease activity has made it a popular tool for custom editing of eukaryotic genomes.) translates to MKRILGLDLGTNSIGWAMVEINHKKGTLKILGLGSRILPMDATEIKDFESSGKIKSTAAQRTEKRGSRRLNERYLLRRDRLHLILDLLDALPKHYKLEIDFTNSKGEKCGQFKPNKEPKLAYLPKQKGKKAEFLFMDSYKEMLDDIGNEEIKNENGKRIPYDWTLYYLRQKALSEKIALEELAWILLSYNQKRGYEKTEVEDKSTKEGEIVEELDLRVKEVISKRTEEGKQFYEVHLDGNDSFIYNEYSDIQMTFKDDLKEVIKTSKVDEQGNTDDKKSEFKVVDIYPLKIMKVNYKKESRKHKYTLKYHNGWEENKPPRENYTFNYNNAINKFYDYIIETVYDNTGNLKTQQGKERKLREPDLNDNSSDWTLMKKKTEKEALKFNSLNGYLDERDNVKNYISPKIYNVLKNDAKTGNRTKIIGGIFQVVDRTFYCEELNQIICTQKKFHSSLEDKKVFEQCVKTLYPKNKSHQESLLKNKDAIQHLLVDDVLLYQRPLKSKKSEIANCKYEIRYWKNIEDKNGNPIENVDLETGELKVKKEPVYIKVVSASHPYFQEFRIWDKLHNLRLIQLEKEVDGRLLTNQDVTKEFFKSEKEYQELFEMLNNRKSLNQDQFLTYCKKKFNIDYQKKDSNYAWNFPDDEEIKGNETRVSFVTRFKRWGFKEYADFLTQEKEKELWHYLYSVSYKERTANDNKSASTFFNNYFKDFNIDNEIKEKIIKDFINYPMYTSRNCAYSEKALKKLIPIIQKGNKDKKYTWENEVWHKKWKSTLEKRKSEILNRLSKINFELQDDEKVDYSKVVVTNVDLQKGEIPFPKGLFNTFREFEKVEAFKDLNLTQASYLVYGRHSELPQAKYWTSPEKIRKQLHQELKQHSLNNPVAEKVILEMMQVVADIWDYYGEREEGSDNPNKLFDRIHLEVGRELKKSAKEKEAESKRMSGNRAQNKRIRQVLEEFLMHNPYNANPNNKDHFERLKIVEEGAEDRNNLDKNFFEENEELRKENITKKDIETILKKPQITIGDFEKYKLWIEQGYRSPYSGQIIKITELFDGKKYNIDHIFPQASITNNSLSNKVVVEVELNKLKSNKTARVFIQSQNGQPYLGIPVCTEEDYISIVKTQFSGTKRYILLSKDIPKGFINSQMNNARHIARKAMELLSHIVREPGEVEFRSKNVLPVTGRVTTELKRAWKLDQVWRELVAPRFIRMNELTQSNLFGDWQISKNGQEYFDCNLDESIREKDESYDIKRIDHRHHALDALIVALCTEEHFHYLSNINADKKLNDFGKQKKLEDYRLKLKRKIKFTIKDDETDEKNWRFMLPGEVRKADTENSRRDSVLEMDYQHKEFFSFGQNYKKMILTTLQGTIVTFKQNLRVINNRVNYYQAEPNTKKRKIQEPKTQKEIVNSNNKYNWGIRRSLGEATYYGKKIVNGEDKATIRKDLDTFFNSEKIKTISDSAGRVKSILLNQLKRFDTIKLPFENAVNYLDFLFEKQEFGAIISDNENEFQSIDDLIAHLRENKFKYKNTDYSELNVFIDGISERDFRNEKQFEGKIKEHPDIAFTPEAIGEMNKPENLRKLNNGKDHKPIHKVKVSRGFGKRRALNEENENSIKSKQYVVNDAGSNLYLGFYARTYQEDNGNKLVERKFKDVGLIELIETLKQDVTKRLNPLPNKIYDDKLNEYSWEFTLSPLDLVYVPTDEEIENPGKVDFNNLTNEQVDRIYKYVDGNRDIANFVPYSSSKPIWRFHGKKNKEIFKELNDNDKINISEKKLIQNEFGLGSQQNKNQNMIDGKTQIKKICWKLKVDRLGNISKD, encoded by the coding sequence ATGAAAAGAATATTAGGACTTGATTTAGGAACAAACAGTATTGGCTGGGCAATGGTTGAAATAAACCACAAAAAAGGAACTCTAAAAATTTTAGGGCTAGGCTCACGGATATTACCAATGGATGCCACAGAAATTAAGGACTTTGAAAGCAGTGGTAAAATAAAAAGTACCGCAGCACAAAGAACAGAAAAAAGAGGTTCAAGACGTTTAAATGAGCGCTATTTACTAAGGAGAGATAGATTGCATTTGATTCTTGACTTGCTTGATGCACTTCCTAAACACTATAAACTTGAAATTGATTTTACCAATTCAAAAGGTGAGAAGTGCGGACAGTTTAAGCCAAACAAAGAACCAAAACTTGCCTATTTGCCTAAGCAAAAGGGTAAAAAAGCAGAATTCCTCTTTATGGATTCATATAAAGAAATGCTTGATGATATTGGAAATGAAGAAATAAAAAATGAGAACGGTAAGCGGATTCCTTACGATTGGACTTTGTATTATTTGCGACAAAAAGCACTTTCCGAGAAAATAGCTTTAGAAGAACTGGCTTGGATTCTTTTAAGCTACAATCAAAAGAGAGGCTATGAAAAAACTGAAGTAGAGGATAAATCCACAAAGGAAGGTGAAATAGTTGAGGAACTTGATTTACGAGTAAAAGAAGTTATTTCTAAGAGAACTGAAGAAGGAAAGCAATTCTATGAAGTTCATTTAGACGGAAATGACAGTTTTATTTATAATGAGTATTCGGATATTCAAATGACCTTTAAAGATGATTTAAAAGAGGTAATAAAAACATCTAAAGTTGACGAACAGGGTAATACAGATGATAAAAAATCAGAATTTAAGGTCGTTGATATTTATCCTCTAAAGATAATGAAGGTTAATTATAAAAAAGAGAGCAGGAAACATAAGTACACATTGAAATATCATAATGGTTGGGAAGAAAATAAACCTCCCAGGGAGAACTATACTTTCAATTACAACAATGCAATTAATAAGTTCTACGACTATATTATAGAAACAGTTTATGATAATACTGGAAACCTTAAAACTCAACAAGGAAAAGAGAGAAAACTAAGAGAACCGGATTTAAACGATAATTCAAGTGATTGGACTTTAATGAAAAAGAAAACAGAAAAAGAAGCATTGAAATTTAATAGTTTGAATGGCTATTTGGATGAAAGAGATAATGTAAAAAATTACATATCTCCCAAGATATACAATGTTTTAAAAAACGATGCCAAAACTGGCAATCGTACCAAAATCATTGGTGGAATATTTCAAGTGGTGGATAGAACCTTTTATTGTGAAGAACTCAACCAAATCATTTGTACACAAAAGAAGTTTCACTCCAGTCTAGAAGATAAAAAAGTGTTTGAACAATGTGTAAAAACATTATATCCCAAAAATAAAAGCCACCAAGAGTCTTTATTAAAAAACAAAGATGCCATTCAGCATTTATTGGTAGATGATGTTTTGCTGTATCAAAGACCATTGAAAAGCAAGAAATCAGAGATTGCCAACTGTAAATATGAGATACGCTATTGGAAAAATATTGAAGATAAAAACGGCAATCCTATTGAAAACGTTGATTTAGAAACAGGAGAGTTGAAAGTAAAAAAGGAGCCTGTTTATATTAAAGTGGTTTCTGCATCACATCCTTATTTTCAGGAATTCAGGATTTGGGATAAACTGCATAATTTAAGGTTGATTCAACTTGAAAAGGAAGTTGATGGAAGGTTATTAACCAATCAGGATGTTACGAAAGAGTTTTTTAAAAGTGAAAAAGAATATCAAGAGCTTTTTGAAATGTTGAACAACCGAAAATCTTTAAATCAAGACCAATTCCTTACTTATTGTAAAAAGAAATTTAATATTGATTACCAGAAAAAAGACAGTAATTACGCTTGGAATTTTCCAGATGATGAAGAAATAAAAGGTAACGAAACGAGGGTGAGTTTTGTCACACGTTTTAAGCGATGGGGATTTAAGGAATATGCCGATTTTCTTACGCAAGAAAAAGAAAAGGAGTTATGGCATTATTTGTATTCAGTCAGCTATAAAGAACGAACGGCAAATGACAATAAGAGTGCCTCTACTTTTTTCAATAACTATTTTAAAGATTTCAACATTGACAATGAAATTAAAGAAAAAATCATCAAGGACTTTATTAATTATCCAATGTACACTTCAAGAAATTGTGCATATTCTGAAAAAGCACTAAAAAAATTAATTCCAATAATTCAAAAAGGCAATAAAGACAAAAAATATACTTGGGAAAATGAGGTTTGGCATAAGAAGTGGAAATCGACACTTGAAAAAAGAAAGTCAGAAATACTAAACAGACTAAGTAAGATAAATTTTGAGCTACAGGATGATGAGAAAGTTGATTATTCCAAAGTGGTCGTAACTAATGTTGATTTACAAAAAGGTGAAATTCCATTTCCAAAAGGCTTGTTCAATACTTTTAGGGAATTTGAAAAAGTAGAAGCTTTTAAAGACCTAAACCTTACACAAGCCTCGTATTTGGTTTATGGTCGTCATTCGGAATTGCCACAAGCCAAATATTGGACATCGCCTGAAAAAATCAGAAAACAGCTTCACCAAGAACTAAAACAACACTCTTTAAATAATCCTGTTGCCGAAAAAGTCATATTGGAAATGATGCAGGTAGTGGCTGATATATGGGATTATTATGGAGAAAGGGAAGAAGGGTCAGACAACCCTAACAAACTGTTTGACCGTATTCATTTGGAAGTCGGAAGAGAATTGAAAAAATCTGCCAAAGAAAAAGAAGCTGAATCCAAACGAATGTCAGGAAATCGTGCCCAAAACAAACGAATCCGACAAGTGTTAGAGGAATTTTTAATGCATAATCCATACAATGCTAATCCAAATAACAAAGACCATTTTGAGCGATTGAAAATTGTCGAGGAAGGTGCGGAAGATAGAAATAATTTGGACAAGAATTTTTTTGAAGAGAATGAAGAACTGAGAAAAGAAAATATCACTAAAAAAGATATTGAAACTATTCTCAAAAAGCCACAAATTACTATAGGTGATTTTGAGAAATATAAACTTTGGATAGAACAGGGATACCGTTCTCCTTATTCGGGACAGATAATAAAGATAACAGAGTTGTTTGATGGTAAAAAATACAACATCGACCATATTTTCCCCCAAGCATCTATAACGAATAATTCATTGAGCAATAAAGTTGTTGTTGAAGTAGAATTAAATAAGCTGAAAAGTAATAAAACTGCAAGAGTCTTTATTCAATCCCAAAATGGGCAGCCTTACTTAGGTATTCCTGTCTGTACAGAAGAAGATTATATAAGTATTGTTAAAACCCAATTCTCAGGCACAAAACGATACATTCTACTTTCTAAAGACATTCCAAAAGGATTTATCAACAGTCAAATGAATAATGCTCGCCACATTGCCCGAAAAGCAATGGAGTTGTTAAGCCACATTGTGAGAGAACCAGGAGAAGTAGAATTCCGCTCCAAAAATGTACTTCCGGTTACAGGTAGGGTTACAACTGAACTAAAAAGAGCTTGGAAGCTTGACCAAGTTTGGAGAGAGTTAGTTGCTCCACGATTCATTCGGATGAATGAATTAACTCAATCCAATTTATTCGGAGACTGGCAGATTTCAAAAAACGGGCAAGAGTATTTTGATTGTAATCTGGACGAAAGTATTCGGGAAAAAGATGAGTCTTATGATATCAAACGTATTGACCATCGCCACCACGCTTTAGATGCTTTAATTGTAGCATTGTGTACGGAAGAACATTTTCACTATTTAAGCAACATCAATGCCGATAAAAAATTGAATGATTTTGGTAAGCAGAAAAAGTTAGAGGACTACAGATTGAAACTAAAACGAAAAATTAAGTTTACAATAAAAGATGACGAAACAGATGAAAAAAACTGGCGTTTTATGTTACCGGGAGAAGTCCGTAAAGCAGACACGGAAAATTCCAGGAGGGACTCTGTTTTAGAAATGGATTACCAACACAAAGAGTTCTTTTCGTTTGGGCAAAACTATAAAAAAATGATTCTTACGACTTTGCAGGGCACTATAGTCACGTTCAAACAAAACCTACGGGTCATTAACAATAGAGTAAATTATTACCAAGCAGAACCAAACACAAAAAAGAGAAAAATACAAGAACCCAAGACACAAAAAGAGATTGTAAATTCAAACAATAAATACAATTGGGGAATCCGAAGAAGTTTAGGGGAAGCGACTTACTATGGAAAGAAAATAGTAAACGGGGAAGACAAGGCAACAATCAGAAAAGATTTGGATACATTCTTTAACAGTGAGAAAATTAAGACTATTTCAGATAGTGCAGGTCGTGTAAAATCTATTCTATTGAACCAGTTAAAGCGTTTCGACACTATTAAACTTCCTTTTGAAAACGCTGTTAATTACCTTGATTTTCTATTTGAGAAACAAGAATTCGGAGCTATTATAAGCGATAATGAAAATGAATTTCAATCTATTGATGATTTAATAGCCCATTTACGAGAAAACAAATTCAAATATAAAAATACAGATTATTCAGAGTTGAATGTTTTTATAGATGGAATTTCCGAACGGGATTTTAGAAACGAAAAACAGTTTGAAGGTAAAATCAAAGAACACCCTGATATTGCATTTACACCCGAAGCGATTGGGGAAATGAATAAACCTGAAAATCTCCGAAAATTGAACAATGGAAAAGACCACAAGCCAATACATAAAGTAAAGGTTTCACGAGGTTTTGGAAAACGTAGAGCCTTAAATGAAGAAAATGAGAATTCGATTAAATCAAAACAGTATGTGGTAAATGATGCAGGGTCGAACCTTTATCTTGGCTTTTATGCTCGAACCTATCAAGAGGACAACGGCAATAAACTGGTAGAAAGAAAATTTAAGGATGTTGGTCTTATTGAATTAATTGAAACACTAAAACAAGATGTGACTAAACGATTAAATCCCCTACCAAATAAAATTTATGATGACAAATTAAACGAATACAGTTGGGAATTTACATTATCGCCCTTGGACTTAGTATATGTACCAACTGATGAAGAAATTGAAAATCCTGGAAAAGTTGATTTTAATAATCTAACAAATGAACAGGTAGATAGGATATATAAATATGTTGATGGTAATAGAGATATAGCCAACTTTGTCCCTTACTCTAGTTCAAAACCCATTTGGAGATTCCATGGAAAAAAGAACAAGGAAATCTTTAAAGAATTAAATGACAATGATAAAATTAATATTTCTGAAAAAAAGTTGATCCAGAATGAATTTGGACTTGGTAGTCAGCAAAATAAGAATCAAAATATGATTGATGGTAAAACCCAGATAAAAAAAATATGCTGGAAACTAAAAGTGGACAGGTTAGGGAATATTTCAAAAGATTAA
- the cas1 gene encoding type II CRISPR-associated endonuclease Cas1: MIKRTLFFGNPAYLSTKNEQLVVCFPDDQPKKSVPIEDIGMVVLEHPQLTITNGLMGKLVNNKVAIVSCNGQHLPDGILLPLHGHTEQTERIRHQLGASQPLKKNLWQQTVAAKISNQGALLAEREIPVQKLKHLAKSVQSGDTGNNEAQAAAYYWQHIFDIPDFNREQKGIPPNNLLNYGYAILRGIIARALVSSGLLPMVGIWHRNKYNAYCLADDIMEPYRPFVDMVVRHIVETDDQYEELNIHLKKELLSIPALDVRIDGQKSPLMVAASRTTNSLFECFAGISRKIIYPEYG, translated from the coding sequence ATGATCAAGCGCACTCTTTTCTTCGGCAATCCCGCCTACCTCAGCACCAAAAATGAGCAACTGGTCGTCTGCTTTCCTGATGACCAGCCTAAGAAAAGTGTACCCATAGAGGACATTGGCATGGTGGTGCTGGAACATCCCCAGCTCACCATCACCAATGGTCTTATGGGAAAATTGGTCAATAATAAAGTGGCAATCGTCTCCTGCAATGGTCAGCACCTTCCCGATGGCATACTCCTCCCCTTGCACGGACACACGGAGCAGACCGAACGGATCAGACACCAATTAGGTGCCAGCCAACCGCTCAAAAAGAACCTTTGGCAGCAAACTGTCGCTGCTAAAATCAGCAATCAGGGCGCACTGTTGGCCGAGCGGGAAATCCCCGTCCAAAAACTCAAACATTTGGCAAAATCCGTACAGTCCGGTGATACCGGAAATAATGAGGCCCAGGCGGCAGCCTATTATTGGCAACATATCTTTGACATTCCGGATTTTAACCGGGAGCAAAAAGGTATCCCTCCCAATAACCTGCTGAACTACGGCTATGCCATTTTACGAGGAATCATCGCCCGGGCGCTGGTCAGTTCCGGTCTGCTGCCCATGGTGGGCATCTGGCACCGTAATAAATACAACGCTTACTGCCTGGCAGATGATATCATGGAGCCATACCGGCCATTTGTGGACATGGTGGTAAGGCATATCGTCGAAACCGACGATCAGTATGAGGAGCTGAATATCCATCTCAAAAAGGAATTGCTTTCCATTCCTGCGTTGGATGTCCGGATAGATGGGCAAAAAAGCCCTTTAATGGTGGCCGCCAGCAGGACGACCAATTCGCTGTTTGAGTGTTTTGCCGGCATTAGCAGAAAGATCATTTATCCCGAATATGGATGA
- the cas2 gene encoding CRISPR-associated endonuclease Cas2, protein MWVLVFFDLPTDTKKDRKIASGFRKKLLDDGFSMFQFSIYMRFCASRENADVHIKRVRKNLPPKGKVGIMCITDKQFGMMELFYGTKVAEKETPSQQLELF, encoded by the coding sequence TTGTGGGTACTAGTATTCTTTGACCTGCCCACCGACACCAAAAAAGATCGGAAAATCGCCAGTGGCTTTAGAAAGAAGCTGCTGGACGACGGATTTTCCATGTTCCAGTTTTCGATCTACATGCGCTTTTGTGCCAGTCGCGAAAATGCCGATGTCCATATCAAAAGGGTCAGAAAGAACCTGCCTCCCAAGGGAAAAGTGGGCATCATGTGCATCACGGACAAGCAGTTTGGCATGATGGAACTCTTCTATGGTACTAAAGTGGCCGAAAAAGAAACGCCAAGCCAGCAATTGGAGCTTTTTTAG
- the istB gene encoding IS21-like element helper ATPase IstB, which translates to MNQIEAQMTRLKLHGMSKTWTALKETRKTQNLTLTEGLEMMLQAEEQERDNRRFRRLESNAGFRYKASLEELKLDKTRGLDDMVLASLSTGDYITKGESVLITGATGCGKSYLASALGHQACIQGFKAAYFNTQKLMLKTKMVRLEGTAIKFFDKLAKADLLIMDDFGLTHLEKQHQMDFMELIEDRHGKKSTIIASQLPVSSWYEVIGEETIADAILDRLVHSSYRIELKGESLRKKM; encoded by the coding sequence ATGAATCAGATCGAAGCACAAATGACCAGGCTTAAACTGCACGGCATGTCCAAAACATGGACAGCCCTGAAGGAAACCCGCAAAACCCAAAACCTCACGTTGACAGAAGGCCTTGAGATGATGCTCCAGGCCGAGGAGCAGGAAAGGGACAACAGGAGGTTCAGAAGGCTGGAGTCCAATGCCGGATTCAGGTATAAGGCCTCCCTGGAAGAACTCAAGCTTGATAAAACCAGGGGGTTGGACGATATGGTGCTGGCATCCCTGTCCACCGGAGACTACATCACCAAAGGGGAATCGGTGCTGATAACAGGGGCCACCGGCTGTGGTAAAAGTTACCTCGCATCCGCACTGGGACACCAGGCCTGTATCCAAGGGTTCAAGGCCGCCTATTTTAATACCCAGAAACTGATGCTCAAAACCAAGATGGTAAGGCTGGAAGGCACCGCTATCAAGTTCTTTGACAAGTTGGCAAAAGCCGACCTGCTCATCATGGATGATTTTGGGCTCACACATCTGGAAAAACAGCATCAGATGGACTTTATGGAGCTCATTGAGGACCGGCACGGGAAGAAATCCACCATCATCGCAAGCCAATTGCCCGTATCCAGCTGGTATGAGGTGATTGGAGAAGAAACAATTGCCGACGCTATTCTTGACAGATTGGTACACTCATCATACAGAATCGAACTTAAAGGTGAAAGTCTAAGAAAAAAAATGTAA
- the istA gene encoding IS21 family transposase yields MSQIKQLIILNKQGKGIKTIARMLGMSKNTVKAYLVKLEKLLGQTGTSLTIDDLLALEEPEIHSRFHPGNPSYKDPRYDHFKMRLEYFRKELKRTGVTRALLWEEYRQSHPDGYSYSQFCHHLDQHDLARSKPTMVLDHQPGEKLYIDFAGKTIDYIDRETGEVISCQFFVACLPCSDYAFAMAVPSQRIADFLHALACCLEHLGGVPSLLVPDNLKSAVNKADKYEPDINRALEDFANHYGTAVLPARVRKPQDKALVENQVNMLYSRVYAKLRNMQFFDLYALNQAIKMRIRAHNQTRMQRKPYCREEKFLADEKPLLGKLPEDRFELRYHALLTVAKNNHVYLARDKQYYSVPYTLIGKKVKVVYTRSMFYVYHEGKKVAVHARSTKGGYSTVEDHLCSQHRHYRDRSPEYYRELARKKSAVLYQYVSLLFEQNRYPEQLYRTCDGLLALSRKSDPDTFDRACKIAMDHQVYSYGFIRNILENNMAYEQPDTTQKALPKHDNVRGKEYYDQQKLQF; encoded by the coding sequence ATGAGTCAGATAAAACAATTGATCATTCTCAACAAGCAGGGCAAAGGGATCAAGACCATTGCCCGAATGCTTGGCATGAGCAAGAATACCGTAAAAGCCTACCTGGTCAAGCTGGAAAAGCTGCTGGGGCAGACAGGTACGAGCCTAACCATAGATGATCTGCTCGCCCTTGAAGAGCCGGAGATCCATTCCCGTTTCCATCCTGGCAACCCTTCCTATAAGGATCCCCGGTACGATCATTTTAAAATGCGTCTTGAATATTTTCGTAAAGAGCTGAAGCGTACCGGGGTTACCAGGGCACTTTTATGGGAAGAATACAGACAGTCCCATCCGGATGGTTACAGCTACTCACAGTTCTGCCATCACCTTGACCAGCATGATCTTGCCCGATCAAAACCAACTATGGTACTTGATCATCAGCCCGGGGAAAAGCTTTATATTGATTTTGCCGGCAAAACGATTGACTACATAGACCGGGAAACCGGAGAAGTCATTTCCTGCCAGTTTTTTGTGGCCTGCCTGCCCTGTTCGGACTATGCTTTTGCCATGGCCGTGCCCAGCCAGCGTATAGCTGATTTTCTCCATGCCCTGGCCTGCTGCCTGGAACATTTGGGCGGAGTCCCTTCCCTGCTGGTCCCTGACAACCTGAAGTCAGCAGTGAACAAGGCCGACAAGTACGAACCGGATATCAACCGGGCACTGGAAGACTTTGCCAATCATTACGGTACGGCTGTCCTGCCGGCAAGGGTCAGAAAGCCTCAGGACAAGGCCCTGGTCGAGAACCAGGTCAACATGCTCTACTCCAGAGTATATGCCAAGCTGAGGAACATGCAGTTCTTTGACCTTTATGCACTCAACCAGGCCATTAAAATGCGGATCAGGGCACATAACCAGACACGGATGCAGCGCAAGCCCTACTGCCGGGAAGAGAAGTTTTTGGCCGATGAAAAACCCCTGTTGGGAAAACTTCCCGAGGACCGGTTTGAGCTACGGTACCATGCCTTGCTGACTGTGGCAAAAAACAACCATGTTTACCTGGCAAGGGACAAGCAATATTACAGTGTCCCGTATACCCTTATTGGCAAGAAAGTGAAGGTAGTCTACACCAGGTCTATGTTCTATGTGTACCATGAAGGTAAAAAGGTAGCCGTCCATGCCAGAAGCACCAAGGGCGGCTATTCTACCGTTGAAGACCATCTGTGTTCCCAGCACAGGCATTACAGGGATAGGAGCCCTGAATACTACCGGGAGCTTGCCCGTAAAAAATCAGCAGTTCTTTATCAATATGTATCCTTGCTGTTTGAGCAGAACCGGTATCCCGAGCAGCTTTACAGAACCTGTGATGGCTTACTGGCCTTAAGCAGGAAGTCCGACCCGGATACCTTTGACAGGGCCTGCAAAATAGCCATGGATCACCAGGTCTATTCTTATGGGTTTATCAGGAACATCCTTGAAAACAACATGGCCTATGAACAGCCCGATACTACACAAAAAGCCCTGCCCAAACACGACAATGTCCGGGGCAAGGAATATTACGACCAACAGAAACTCCAATTTTAA